The following coding sequences lie in one Larus michahellis chromosome 29, bLarMic1.1, whole genome shotgun sequence genomic window:
- the LOC141735101 gene encoding butyrophilin subfamily 1 member A1-like has translation MRGSEETQGGGGQWGRAGAAAGAAAWARPALDRRFLPTAGCGGFGGISGASLGAGAALLPHPLPGGSNPPLPSLCLPSHPLLQLRPQMGFPASPRGLLSYFLTLHVLRLGSAEFRVVGPDRPLLATVGQDVVLPCHLSPRADARSLEIRWIRYQFSETVHLYRNGEDLYGAKMREYAGRTELVRDGLSGGTLDLRLAGVRPSDDGQYVCTVRDAASYGEAVVELEVAAMGSVPLLSLEAHQDGGIRVVCGSAGWYPQPEVLWKAANGQHLPLVSQRRSSDERGLFEIQDVVVVSGKGDGNLSCVVRNSRLEQEQASSLHISAPFFHNARHWMAALGVFLVLSVASFGVIAYLWRRKVGLSRTLGNRDAALDEQDAALDVVTLDPNTAHSQLVLSADRRRVRWQREERDLPDIPERITYWFCVLGQERFREGRHCWEVEVEGEVGGESRWAVGVAKESVERRGRPFLSPEGGVWAVRHSYGQFTSLTSRRTLLPRSPLPSRILVCLDCARGLVTFLHADTGVEIFTFPPASFKGETLRPWFGKRGVAAGGGVGGPGPAVAAGDGPGNQRSGGEGNSASGRFIPYIILQ, from the exons ATGAGGGGTTCAGAAGAAacccaggggggaggggggcagtggggcagagcaggggctgcagcgggagccgcGGCGTGGGCCCGTCCTGCCCTCGACCGACGGTTCCTCCCGacggcagggtgcggggggtttggtgggatttctggagcctccctgggggcgggtgcagcccttcttccccatcccctccccggcggctctaacccccccttgccctccctctgcctcccttcccaccctcttctccagctgcgcccgcAGATGGggttccccgccagccccaggggccTCCTGAGTTATTTCCTGACTCTCCACGTGCTCCGCCTGGGATCAG CTGAGTTCAGAGTGGTGGGACCAGACCGACCTCTCCTTGCCACCGTGGGGCAGGACGTCGTGCTGCCGTGTCACTTGTCCCCACGCGCGGACGCTCGGAGCTTGGAGATCAGGTGGATCCGGTACCAGTTCTCGGAAACGGTGCATCTCTACCGAAATGGAGAGGACCTGTATGGGGCAAAGATGAGGGAATACGCTGGAAGGACAGAGTTGGTCAGAGATGGTCTCTCCGGTGGGACCCTGGACTTGCGACTCGCTGGGGTGAGACCCTCTGATGATGGCCAGTACGTCTGTACTGTGAGAGATGCTGCCTCTTATGGAGAAGCcgtggtggagctggaggtggcag ccatgggctccgtccctctcctctctctggagGCTCACCAGGACGGAGGCATCCGGGTGGTGTGTGGATCGGCCGGCTGGTACCCACAACCGGAGGTGCTGTGGAAGGCTGCCAATGGGCAGCATCTGCCCTTGGTCTCCCAGAGACGTTCCTCTGACGAGAGGGGCCTGTTTGAGATCCAAGATGTCGTCGTGGTGAGCGGGAAGGGCGATGGGAACTTGTCGTGCGTGGTGAGGAACAGccgcctggagcaggagcaggcgtcGTCCCTGCACATCTCAG ctccctTTTTCCACAACGCCCGTCACTGGATGGCAGCTCTGGGTGTCTTCCTCGTGCTTTCAGTGGCGTCATTTGGCGTCATCGCTTATCTCTGGCGAAGGAAAG tggggcTGTCCAGAACGCTGG ggaatCGAGATGCAGCACTCG atgaaCAAGATGCGGCACTGG aCGTGGTGACCCTGGATCCAAACACGGCTCATTCCCAACTCGTCCTGTCGGCCGATCGGAGGCGCGTGAGGTGGCAAAGAGAAGAGCGGGACCTGCCCGACATCCCGGAGAGAATTACCTATTGGTTCTGCGTTTTGGGCCAGGAGAGGTTCCGGGAGGGGAGacactgctgggaggtggaggtggagggggaggtTGGAGGCGAGTCGCGGTGGGCTGTTGGGGTGGCCAAGGAGTctgtggagaggagagggagaccCTTCCTGAGCCCTGAAGGAGGGGTCTGGGCAGTGCGGCACAGCTATGGGCAGTTCACGTCTCTCACCTCTCGTCGCACCCTCCTCCCCCggtccccgctccccagcaggaTCTTGGTCTGTCTGGACTGCGCCCGGGGGCTGGTGACTTTCCTCCATGCCGACACCGGGGTCGAGATCTTCACGTTCCCACCAGCCTCGTTCAAAGGGGAGACCCTGCGCCCCTGGTTTGGG AAACGGGGGGtcgctgccgggggtggggtgggggggccgggacccgccGTCGCCGCTGGGGATGGGCCAGGCAACCAGCGCTCGGGTGGGGAGGGCAACTCGGCGTCGGGGCGCTTTATCCCGtacattattttacaataa